Below is a genomic region from Enoplosus armatus isolate fEnoArm2 chromosome 10, fEnoArm2.hap1, whole genome shotgun sequence.
TTGACAACCTCTGCTGTGTATTTTCCTGTCTCCACTAAGTCTCTCCTTTGTATGTGTTTGAGATGATGTCATGctctgttgacatttttattaaaatgttgtgatttaaAATTTAAATCTTGAGCATTAGTAACTCGCTACATAGAAAACCAAGAAAACtggctgttttcctttttcctcaccTTCAACTGACCTAGGAGAGGAAACTAAATTGCTtcactgtacttttacttcttaaTGCTTTGCACTATTGTAGGGGCTTTTGTAGCCCtccacaaacaagcaacaaagGTTAACATTATCAATCAAAAGCCAATTTTATCACAAAACCTATTCATCTTTTTCCAACGATCAGGGAGTTTATTGTGCCAtggtttattgtttattgtgtaGTATTAGCAGGCAAGTGAAGACAGACTGGCTATGCTTGCTTGCTAACATTTGCGAGCTAGCTAACTTTTAGGAACAGTCGAAAATAGTGGACCTGTGGTGGGAGCAGGGTGGTAGGACAGAACCGGCTGTAGCTGGCTTGACACACTCTGCCTGCTAAAAGAATAAAACGATAGCTAAGTCAAGCAGACCCCGATCTTaagataataaaagaaagagcTCTGAAGTTTTTCCATGGAAATCCTAAACATTGCATGTCACGGCTGCACGTGTGCCACACAGTGCAGCTGTAGAGGGGGGTGCAGGGACCAGCATTGCTTTGGTCCAGTGAGCAATTTCAGTGGACCCACATTGCTCTACATGCATACTTTCACTGTTCAATATTCCACAGCTCTGCTGCATCACATGACCGCCTGTCCCACTGACCTCCCACCAGACGTTATCAGTGGTTGTACAGGCAAATAGTTTCCTGCGAGGCTGTTGTTGGAGGGAGTTGTGTCAGCTGCCCTGGCTCAGAACAAAGCTGTGCTTCTAGAAAGGGAGGAGTGTGGCAGTGCTGGGAAAGGTGCCTTCATCAGCCATCGCCAACCGATTCGGAAGTGAGTCACTCCTCTGCCGTGTGCAGAATCTCTCCCAAAGGTCACCCGCACTGGCTGCAGCAATACTCCATGTCAGCCGTTGCATAATTTCATCAGTACTGGAGTaaggaggctgcaggaggagtaCTGTGTTTACACGTAGACATGGCAGATTAGAAATGTTGGTTAAACAGACATTTGTCCTTTGAAAGAGCTGCTCTGGATGCAGAAATAATCATATAGTTCAATTAAATCTTTAAGGGCAGAACCAGAAACCCCCAGTTACATTGCAGATTTAAAGaggggacagagaaagagcCTAAAACTGACCTagcctaaaaaaaaagaaatgcaaagtTTGGAACTTAGTCCTTAGCTGTTATTTAGCAGAGTTCCTTGTTAGTTTGTCGTGGTTCTTTGTCTCCATACGACATCTAATGAGATTATTAGATAGATTTTTGTCTCCAACTAAAATGGATAAGAGTTCAGTTTATGTGACTCTGTCAGCCCCCTCCAAACTGTAAACGTATTATTTAAGGGTTATATGATGATTTTTAAGACCCACATAAACTTGTGATGCACCTTAAAATTTGAATGTTCAATAATTACATGTTGTACTTCAGCCAATCCGGTGATTGTCTTTTCCAGATCACACAGCTCTCCTGTCTTACGACTCCAGACAATTTGGATTTCCTCTTACCTCACTGTTAAACAAACCCTCTGTAAGAAATCAAATTCTTACTTGTTCGCCGAAGTGTGGGACAGTCATTaggtatttctgtctgtttaataCAGACATGTGGTTGTAGAGGTGATACACAGTTGGATTTGTCCTGCTTGTTTGTCCCTCTGTACTGCAATGCTCGGGATGTGCATGAGATAAAAGCATTTCTCTGAGAAAGTTGAATGGAGTACTTATCCACTTCCATAACACATGTACCCTCCACAGTCTGTCCCTGAAGTCCATCAGCTCCTGACAGCGCTCACATGATTCAGTGGTGTTCAGTGGATGGACCGCTCTGCCTGACAGCCgaatgtctgtgtctgtttcctgtcccAGATAACAGCAGTATGCAGAGAGGCTGTCCTCCTGGCCCTACAGGAGGACATCAAAGCGCAGCACGTCGAGGCCAGACACTTTGAAAGTGCCCTGAATACTGTGAAGCCCCGGATCCCCGACTCTCTCATCCAGTCGTATATCAgctatcagcagcagcacagcggCCTGTGCTTCTTCTGACCACGCTGCTATGGACAAAGTCAAAACGAAGGAACTTTTTTGTCCGTAGTTTCTATTTTATACTAGAAAAACAACACTCTGTAAACACACCTGTATGTTGAAAGCTCAGCTggacaatattttattttttttggctttgaAAAAGGAGTTGAAGTGTCATGTTTGatcatataaaatattaatgacGTATTAAATGCATCATTTATGTACGCTTTGGTTGCTCTTGtctttttaataacaaaagAACATTACTAGAAAAAGGAAATGTCACGAGTAAGAACTCAGAAGACATCTAGCACTGAGTTTACAGTAGAATTAGCCTGCTGAGAAAAGTCtgtcaaatacacattttagtAAAAAACCATGTAACATGACACAAGCTGCTAACGTAATGTGAAAGTCCTTCTTTTTCAGTGCAGAAATGTGGTTTGCTGGGAGCAGGTTTTCACTGGGTTTTAGCTCAGCTTTCTACTgaatctgtctcttttctgcATGTCTTCAGTGCCACTTTGTATTATTTGTAAGTTGAAATATTTGTGGCTCTTCTGGAAAAACGTTCCCTGTGGGGGTTTTTAATAACTGCACAGTCAAATCAaaggtttttaaatatttttcactttAGGCCCATATTTGGCAAGATTGCAATATGTCCTAGGTTGGTAAAACGTTGTATAACTGCTCATACTGACAGTGGAGAGTATGACCCTTTGCACTGACATCTAGGGAATTAGACTTTTATCTGGGGACATTTTGGACCCTCCTCGAGGACCCCTGGTAGTTCCTAAACCCCCCAGTTTGGGGAACCGCTGCTCTAAATCCACAGGGAGAAAAACAGCCACGGCTGGTAAATTCATCACATCCATCCATGGAAAATCAGCTAATTGCTGTAATCGTGAGATTTCCGTCCGCACTTCCGACCACTAAGAGCAGGGATCCAGGCGGCCATCTGTCGGTCTACCAGGATTTGCTTTATCACCAAGAAGCTGAATTTTAACATCCagcctaaaaaaaaaccctcctcaGCCGTTTCTGCTTCGCTGTGGCGGTCCGTTCACTCCAGCAGGGCCTTTTCCGTGGTCTTTTTGAAGCAGAGGCTGACCCGAAATGCCTCTGGAGGTCACTCATCTATTGATTTTTCCATTTGAATAGGATAAATTGACTTTGTATTGAACTTCCTTTTCTCATGGATCCGGATGTAGCGCATCCGCGACACCAATCAAACCAGACAGTcaggaacagagaggaggggggggggggtggcaggaGTGAGGGGGGAGTCTTTCCCCTGGCTGCAGGGTTGCTTTTTTCTTAAGGTGGTCCAGGACTAAACCCctaaccaccaccaccaccatttccaccccccacctcccatGCCTAAATCGACCCATGAAACTCTTCAAATGATGGGAAAATGTCCATATCAGAGGGTTACACAAGCTGCAGGCTCATCGTGACACgctgtgtttcctctgatgaCACGCGTAAATGCGTAATGGGAACATTccggagaggagagaagacatCCTGTTGACGTTTCCTCCCTGAATTGTCTATAAAATCACGCAGTTGTCTGTGCAGACAGTGGTTTCCAAAGAGTGGTCCCACCACCAGTGAGGGTATTATTATAATAGAGTCCAGGTTAACTTTAATGATCTTTTTGATAACAATAAGTTGATATGAGTGGGTGTCCCTTAAGCACCTCTTAAGCACTTTATAAACTATTTTAAATGCCTCTGAGATAAACCTCTATAGGGCTCTTTtttcatatagaaacacacCACTGGTCATTTAACACGTTATGAAGTCACTGAACTcctcatttcaacattttagttTATCAGCCTTCATTCCTCATCCCAAAGCTTCAGCTATAATCAGATGTTTCAGTTTATTGTTCATAAAGTTTAGCGCAAAATATCAACTAACTATATTATGAGTGTATCAGTAGTGGTTATATTCTCTATCATTGTGTCTTATTGGAACCAACGTGGTATTTCACTTTATAATTTAAAAGCAGAGCAAATGAAAGATAAAGAATATAAATGTAGGATATGAAAAGGGGCTTTTACTTGTGTGTCTAATGCTTGTGTACCAAAACTGACAAATCAGcaagttaaaaataaatggcGCGTTTATTACATCACTATTAGTCACATTAACCTTGTTCACATCGTTATTCATAACCCGCAAGAACGGAAACTAGTTTTTTCTTCCCTGAGCCCCCTCGTCGAGCCAACGCAAAATAAAAAACCCTGTTCCACCTTAACTAGTGCACACATCTCTATCGCCCGGCCTTCCACATCTGCCCAATGAATCAGGAGCGGATGCGATGTATCCTTTTTCAGTGGAGTGAATGGCCAATGGGAGTTGGCTTGTCGAGCAAACACTGAGCCCTGCGTTCCCATTCATTCAGTGCTGAACAGGCCCGCAGAGCTGGAGAGAGCGCACCGCCGTCTGCGACCCGACGACGCTTTTTGCGAGCGCAGACTCCCCGCAACAATAAGTAGCAGCCAGAACTCAAAGCCAACTCCCCGCAGACACTCGAAGAGGAGAAAGTCTTGGATATAAGCTCACTcgtgtttgattttatttatccGAGACGTTTTTAagcatttcttttgtttattttacaacaaTTCCTGCGGGACTTCTGTAACTGGGCTGTCTTGCCTAACGATCGGCCTCCCAAGTGCGCAGCAGTTCTCCGGGtgccttccctccctcctccatcagaGCTCCACCGTggatttactttgttttatccTGGGACGAACGCATGCGTAACCCGCGCTGAACTTCTGTAGAGCTCACCAAGAAAAGGGAATAACGCAAAGGGATACACTCGCACTTGGATTAACAGGCTGTGAATGTTATGCATCAGACCTCATAGTCTACGTTTGGACATTGCCCCTTCCTCTTGATGGAGTTTTGGTAGCCTATTTGGTTGATGGATTCGACGTTATGGACGGTTGCATATAGGTACGTATCTTGCTTACAATTCCACACTTGTTTCACgcacattcattttctctcactgcATTTATTATCCGGTAGTAGCGCGCGTAGTGATGTGGAGATAGAAAGGTTATGTTGCACTGGTGCACCGAGGCGAAGACTTTCCgtgtcattttctgtgtgtctgacacgggggaaaaaaacacccGCAGCGGGTTAAAGGAATCGCGATTAGTTGATGAAGTTGATGGGTTTCCATGTCTGTGTCCTTCCGCGGCTCTGCTGTAACAAACACCCTTCCCCCACGGCggttgttttcattcataagTTCTTCCCCGTCTGTTTGGACGCGTCCTCTAATGTCTCTTGATCTCcggctctgtgtgttttacaggctcctgcttttctttctgcGCACGACGTCTTGGCCTTTGAACGCGCCCTGTGCAGATAATCCTATTGATAGTGCGTCTTTAAACGCACAgaatatagaaaataagaagAGTTGGTGTATTTGTAAAGCGCAAGAGAGGCAACATCGGTCAGTTGTGCTTTGGCTGCAGCGCCTCGTCCTCGCAGCTTTGACGTGTCTTCACGAGGCTTCATCTTCTGTTGCAAACTGAGGAAGGTTTGGCCTCGTGCAGCTCGGCGTTGCTTCATAACATCCACGAAGGCTCAACCCCAAAGTCCTGATGGTGTTTATGGCACAAAGGCGTATATTAGACTAGTTATCTGCTTCtaataaacaaaaagagacCGCGTCTCGCTGTAGCGCTCGGTTCGGTTTTAACTGAAGTCTGTATTTGGTCGGAACTCGGTCTGACCTTTAGGTTTTTTTACTCTACTTTTGTCCCCATTTCCCTGAAATCCTTTTTGGTGTAGTAATAGAATACTAAGTGAGGCAGCTCATTTAGTTCCCTTGGATCGCGTCCTCATTTCGTCGCCGCGgtgcatttaaatgttaacTAGTCATACAAATGTAAATGAGGAGGGGAAGTATTTGTAGGGCCTACTGAAGTTTAGATGTGTGCGTATTGGGAAAGAAGGTACAAAAAGTCTCGCTAATAGTCAACATTTTTCTCCGGGTTGCCTCACTTAACGGAATCAAACGTGACACACTGTCAAGTTgacaggaggaaaacacagagtCTGGTTTAACTTCAAACACACCATCAAATATCATAATGCACATATTGCTGATTTCACCTGATGCATGTTGAAACgtgctgtgtttgctgctgcagaagaGTTCTTATGTTGCTGTTCAGGAGTGAGGAGAATGATATTGGTCTTGTGTCTAAAATGAGTCCTGTTAACCCACCAGCCAtcaggacagtgtgtgtttgccagttATGCCATGTTCTGGCTCTCTCTGATCAtgtcccctccctccctgcttctcctttgtctctccccggcctctcttcccccctctgGCAGGTTTTCCGATGCATGCCAAGTCCACGGTGAATGTCGGAAGTGGTGATCCCCCCAGATGGAGCTCCAAAGTCAACATGGCCCCGGCGGTTCATTAGTGGTGATCCAGCAGCCTTCCCTAGAGAGCCGGCAGAGGTCGGATTACGAGCGGGAGCTCCAGCATGCCGCCATTCTCTCCCTGGACCAAATCAAGGCCATCCGCTCCAACAACGAGTATACAGAGGGGCCCTCGGTGGTACGGAGGCCCCCTGCGCCCCGCATGGCCCCCAGGCCCCAGGACAAGCAGGAGAGGACTCACGAGGTCATCCTCGTCAATGTGAACAACAATTATGAGCACCGGCCGTCAGGTCACCACCATCATGTCGGGGGCGGCGTGGTGGTTGTGGCTGGGGGACAGCAGTACGGCGGGTCCCGGGCACCGGGGCTCAGCCGCTCCACTAGCACAGGAAGTGCCGCCAGTTCAGGGAGCAACAGCAGCGCCTCCTCTGAACAGGGACTCTTGGCACGTTCGCCCCCCACCAGGCCCGGCATGAGCTTACAGCACCACCACAGAGCGGAGCGGCCTGTTCGGACTCAGCCCAAGCCCAAGGCCCTTTTACAGCCCCAGCAGGGACCTCACTTCCACCAGCCTCCACTAGAGGCTCCACTCAAGCCCCAGGGCAAAGGGAAATCAGACTTTTCTGGCTCTGTCAACGGGGTGGTGGCTGCTGCCGGGCACCAGTTCATCTGTGAGCGCTGTGGGAAGTGCAAGTGCAGCGACTGCACGGCTCCCAGGAGCCTGCCTTCATGTCTGGCGTGCAACGGCCAGTGCCTCTGCTCAGCTGAGAGCGCGCTGGAGCATGGCACTTGCATGTGCCTGGTTAAGGGCATCTTCTACCACTGCTCCAATGACGATGAGGGGGACTCATGTGCTGACCACCCCTGCTCGCTGTCACGTTCCCACTGCTGCTCTCGTTTCCTGTGCATGGGATTAATGTCGGTACTCTTCCCCTGTCTGCTGTGCTACCCACCTGTCAAGGGGTGTCTGAAGGCGTGCCAGGGCTGCTACGACCAGGTTAACAGGCCCGGCTGTCGCTGCAAGAACTCCAACACTGTCTATTGCAAACTGGAGAGCTGGGCCCCACAGACCCCTGAAAAACCTTCCTGATCgcccctgtgtgtttgtgattgcgTGTGCGCGGGAGACTCTTGATGTGGATCTTATGATgacaatgataatgatgatgatagtcACAAATTAATGTTTATCAAACATTCTAAGCACCTCCCACCCGCCTCCCCTCCTCGCTGCAGAACCCTAAGGAGCTAAGCAAAGGAGTAACGAAAACCActcaattatttttattttttttgttttctctggatCAGGACCATGTTTTTACAGACCAGTGTTTGCCTTAACTGTTTCTATGTCTATCCTCAGCTCCTCATtaacactattttttttttttttatatatatgaaaaagTTTTTCTTCCGTTTTAGGTAGGCAGTTCCCTGTGGGTCTGTGTGCCCGGGGGGGAGCTGCCTCTCACCAAATCTGTGAAGGACGATCTACTATAGGGCAATTATGTAGCTGTTACCTGGTATTCATAGCAAGCAGGTATGTTTGAATTTATTGGTTGCTACCACACTAAAACCGTGGTTCCTATGCTCATGTTGCATTAATGAAAGCACATCCATCtcatagtattttttttttctccacttagATATGTTTCTCTCCTTCCACCCATCTGAACTCTTCATACACATTTGTGGCATTctcccatgtttttttttttgtttgtttctttattttgtgtaaATTGTATGCTCAAAATCCATAAGAGGAATTCTGgctattttttaaaaagaaaaaatgtctgtttaaacattttttttgttgtaaaaaatatttattatgtgAAGCTCtattattttatgatatttattgCAAGAGACAGTCTTAAATTTACTCATGTCTGAATATAACAAAATATCAAATACTTACTGAAAAATTAAAGGGTGGCACAAAAGAAAACTATGTTAACtttaatgcagaaaatatattaattaatgaaaaaataGCACTGTCTGGTGTCTTGATTGAGCTCTTGAGAAACAGTAACCTGCTTGAGGAGTGAAAGATCTGACTGATGGCTGACTTTAACGGAACTTGGGTCTATTTTCACGAGTTTGAGTTCACTGGCGAACAGCATatcactgttttctgtgtgtgtatgcatgtgtgtgtgtgtgtgtgtgtgtgtgttcatgctgggTGTGGAATTTCTGGTAAAAATTTTCAGCAGTGAGTAGAAACAGCTTGTAGCTCAAAATGCGACTGTTTACATTCTTGGAGGGCTTCTTTGCTGCGATTCTCCTCGGTAACCTTGAAAGCTAAACAATACAGGTCATTGACACGATTAGCCCCGAAGCTGCTAGCATCAACAACAGAGCCTCCACGTTTCCATGAGTTATGCTCACAGGAAGTAACTCTCCTTCTAAACCCCCCACTCCACTCACCAGCCAACAAGTCACCACAAAACTATGCACTGTAGTTTACTCCCTGGGCTTTAACGCGGCTAGATCGGGATGTTCCCAAACTCCCAAATGGTCTCCACATTGTAGAGGC
It encodes:
- the spry1 gene encoding protein sprouty homolog 1, with the protein product MELQSQHGPGGSLVVIQQPSLESRQRSDYERELQHAAILSLDQIKAIRSNNEYTEGPSVVRRPPAPRMAPRPQDKQERTHEVILVNVNNNYEHRPSGHHHHVGGGVVVVAGGQQYGGSRAPGLSRSTSTGSAASSGSNSSASSEQGLLARSPPTRPGMSLQHHHRAERPVRTQPKPKALLQPQQGPHFHQPPLEAPLKPQGKGKSDFSGSVNGVVAAAGHQFICERCGKCKCSDCTAPRSLPSCLACNGQCLCSAESALEHGTCMCLVKGIFYHCSNDDEGDSCADHPCSLSRSHCCSRFLCMGLMSVLFPCLLCYPPVKGCLKACQGCYDQVNRPGCRCKNSNTVYCKLESWAPQTPEKPS